In Desulfocurvus vexinensis DSM 17965, the genomic window TAGGGATTGGCTTTATTTTGTGGGTGAAACAGGTTCGACTGATAATTTTAATTGTCCTGGGTGGCTGAAAATTTATTTTTATGAGTATATCAAAACGGGCCGCTTGAGTTCTAATGTTGGAACTAGTGCATCGAATAATATGCAATCTAGTGATCACTGTAAGAATGATATTTTTATTACTGCACAATAGTGTTTTGCCTCTATGCGCGGAAAAAAAGAAATACCAAAAGAATTATATGAAATATATATGAAAAATATGACGTTTTATGCATTTAAAATGTATTCGTTCATTCAGGGGAAGCCTTCAAGATGCCGAGATGAGCTTTTGAATTTTGTGGGTAATGCAATTGTTGAGGACTCGGTCAGAAAAGGAAAAAAAACTATGAATAGTATGGCCTGTATTTCTATATTGAAAGGTTTTATGCTGAGTATTCAAGTAGAGACAGGAACGTGTAACAAAATAGATGAGCATATGGCTATTGAAGAATATGAATCAGTATTATTAGGTTTACGTGACATGGCTGATGATGTGGTAGATGGGGATATTAAAAATATTATTAAAGTTATGGCTGAATATAAACTGAAACCGAGATGGGGGTGAAGAATATGTGTACAGAGATAGTATTCACCTGACACTGCCGCCCCTGGCGTGAATTCCGGGGACAGCTTACTTAAATAACAGGCATTGCGCCTTGGGGATGTAGGCGATCGATGGCAAGGATGGCACGAGTAGTTGCGGTTGGGCGGCCGCATCATGTGACGCAGCGGGGAAACCGGCGGCTTCCGACTTTTTTCCGGGAAAACGACTACCGGCTGTATCTGGACCTGATGGCGGAGTGGTGCTGCAAGTTTGGGCTTGAGATTTGGGAGTATTGTTTGATGACGAATCATGTGCACCTCGTCGCCGTTCCCGAGCGGGAGGAATCGCTCGCCCGGGCCGTGGGCGAAGTGCATCGCAGGTACACGAGCCTTGTCAATAAGCGCAAAGGCTGGACGGGGCATCTGTGGCAGGGGTGGTTCGGTTCTTTTGTGATGGATGAAAGTCACCTCCTTGCCGCAGCCCGGTATATCGAGCGCAATCCCGTGAGCGCCGGGATGGTCACGGCTCCGGGCGGATACGAATGGAGCAGCGCCGCGTTCATCTGGCGGCTCGGGATGATGCCTTGGTCAAGGTGGCTCCTCTGCTGTCCATGATGCCGGACGGGGAAAGCTTTCTCACGGAGCCGGACGAAAAAGGCTTTGCGGAGGCACTGGGCAGCCATTCACGCACAGGCCGCCAGGACTTTATTGAAAAACTCGAACAGACACTAGGCCGCAGGCTGCGACCAGGAAAACCTGGACCAAAGAAGAAGAGGCGGAAGAGGGGTGAATCAAGTAAGCTGTCCCCGGAATTCCTGGGAATTCTTAAATTCTTAGGATCGACCCGGACATGTGTACCGGCTCCAGGGCCTGCATCGAGGCCTGCCCGTACGGCGTCATCCAGTTCGACGCGGTGCGCCGCAAGGCCCACAAATGCGACCTGTGCCATGACCGCGTGGTGGCCGGGGAGCTGCCGGTCTGCGCCGAGGTCTGTATGACCGACGCCATCACCTTCGGGGAAAAGGAGATGCTGCTCCAGAAGGCCCGCGACCTGGGCCGGGAGATCGACAGGAAGAAGAGCGCCATGTCGATCATCTACCTGAAGCCCCTGCCCAAGAACACCCTCGCCCGCGCATCTTCCAGAGCGGCTCCCGGGTCGTCCGGCGGCCCGGCGGCTAGGGCAGCGGGGGCAGGCCGGAGACGGCGGTGTAGCCCATGAGCCCGGCCAGTTCGCCCCAGATGACGGCGGCGCCGAGGATGTCGCCGTTCATGCCGCCCATGCGCCGGGCCAGGGCCGAGAGCTCGACCACGCCGAGGAAGGCCACGGCCAGGGCCGGGGCCAGGGCGATCTCGGGGCGCACGGCCAGGCCCAGGCCGAAGACCTGGAGCACCACCAGCAGCAGGGCCCAGGAGCTGGCGCCCGCCAGGAAGGTCCGGCCCAGGCCCTGGCCGCGCGCCAGGTCGCGGCCCATGTAGGCCGTGGCCACGCAGGTGCCCCGGCCCAGCACGAAGGCCCAGGCCACGGCCCCGAAGGCCCCGGCGGCCAGGGCGTTGTGCAGCAGCAGCAGCTGGCCCGCGAGGCCCATGACCAGCGCCACGCCGCCGAAGGCGCCCAGGCGGCTGTCCTTCATCACGGTCCAGAAGCGCTCGTCGCGCGCGCCGCTGCCCCAGGCGTCGAACACGTCGGCCCAGCCGTCCCAGTGCAGGGCGCGGGTGGCCCACAGCGCGAGCACCAGCAGCAGCCAGGCCTGGAGCCAGGGGTGCCCGCGCAACAAGCCGAAATAGAACGGCGCCGTGACCAGGGCGCCGATGACCGCCCCGGCCAGGGGGAAGTATTTGACCGAGGCGGCCAGGGTGGCGTCGTCGTGGATGCGCGCCGGGCCCAGGCGCGAGAGGAAGGACAGGGCGGCGACCAGGGGCGTGACGATCTTCACGGATGGGCTCCGGGCAGGGTCAGGGTCAGGGGGGCGGCGCAGTGCGCGCCCAGGGCCCGCGAGGCCGGGGCCTGGTTGCAGGCCAGCTCCAGGTAGCCCTGGCTGCCCGCCAGCAGCCCGAGCTCGCCGGGGGCCAGCTCGGCGTAGGCGCGCACGGTGCGCGCGGGCAGGGCCGGGCCGCCCGCGGCCTGGGCGGTGAGGGCCGCTGCGGCCCGCAGCCCCGGGCCCCAGGCGGGCGCGTCGAGGTTCAGCACGCAGTTGCCGAAGCGGTCCACGTGGATCACGGCGGCCAGGATGCGCACGCCCTCCGGGGTGGCCTCGCGGGCCGGGGCGGCCCAGCGCGGGCGGACCAGGGCCGTGACGTCCAGGGCCGGGCCCAGGGCCTGCGGGGCCTCGCCCCGGGCCAGGCGCGCGGCCAGGGGCGCCAGCACGTCGCGGCCGTGGAAGGTCCAGGAGGCGGCGCCCCGAGCGTGCTCCGAGAGGTCGAAGGCCCGGGCGCCCGGGTGGCGCGCCAGCACCAGGGCGGCCAGGCCGTTGTCCGGCGCAAGGACGGTGCGCCCGGCGGCGGCCAGGGCCACAAGGCGTCGCGGCCCGCCCACCCCGGGATCGACCACCGCCAGGAACACGGTGCCCGCCGGGAAGTGCTCCAGGCTGGCGGCCAGGAAAAAGGCGCCCTGGGCGACGTTGAAGGGCTCCACGCCGTGGCTCAGGTCGATGACGGACGCGCCGGGGGCCAGGGCGGCCAGGGTGCCGCGCAGCTGGCCCGCGTAGGGGTCGGCGGTGCCAAAGTCCGTAAGCAGGGCGACGGGGCCGGGCATCAGTAGACCTTGCGCCGCGAGAAGCGGTGCCCCAGCACGTTCAGGGCCGAGCCGATGATGGTGAAGGCCTCGGGGTCCACGGCGTAGACGGCCTCTTCCAGGCGCTTGACCTGGATGTTGTTCACCGCCGTGAGCAGCACCTTCTTGCGCTTGCCGGTGAAGGCGCCGCGCCCGTGCAGGATGGTGGCGCCGCGCTTCAGGTGGTGCATCACCGCGTCGGCCACCTCGTCGCTCTTGTCGGAGATGATGATGGCGAACTTGCGCTGGTTGAACATGCCCAGGAAGTATTCCATGGCCTGAGCCGAGACGAAGACCATGGCCACGGAGTACAGGGCGCGGTCCACGTCGAGGAAGAGCATGGCCCCCAAGAAGAGCAGGCCGTTGAAGACGAAGGTCACCGAGCCCATGCGCAGGCTGAAGCGCTGGTTCAGGGCCACGGCGATGATGTCCAGCCCGCCCAGGGAGCCCAGGGTGCGCAGGGCGATGCCCGTGCCCGCGCCGGACACCGCACCCGAGGCCAGGGCCGCCAGCATGGGGTCGGACACCGGCGCCGCGGTGGTGAACAGCTCCATGAACACGACCATGGCCGCCATGCCGTAGAGGCTGTAGCAGAAGAAGCGGTGGCTTACGGCAAACCAGCCCAGGGCGAACACCGGCACGGACAAGATGGCCATCCAGACGCCGGGGCTCAGGACGCCGGTGACGTAGTAGACCAGCAGCGCCAGCCCCGAAACCCCGCCGGACACGAACTCGTGGGGCAGGGCCAGGGCGGTGATGCTATAGGCGCACAGCGCCGCGCCCAGGGTGATGAACGCCGCGTTCCACCAGATGGATTGCGAGAAGTCGCGCATGGGGGGGCCTCCTGGGGCCATTGTAGCGAAACCGGGCCTCGCGGCAACCCCGCGCGGCGGGCCGGGGCTAGAGCGCGGCGTCTGGCAGCAGGTTGTCGCGGTGCACGGCCTCGGGGTAGGGGCACGAGCCCAGCAGCTCGGCGATGGCCGCGCTCTTGTGGCCCATGATGCGCCGCAGGTCGGCGGCCTTGTAGTTGGTCAGCCCCACGGCCACGGCCTTGCCGCCCTCGGTGACGATGCGCACCAACGCCCCGGCGCCGAAGGTGCCCTCCACCTCGCGGATGCCTGCGGGCAGAAGGCTCTTGCCCTGCTCGGCCAGGGCCCGCGCGGCCCCGGCGTCCACGATGATGCTTCCGGCGGGCTTGTTGTTGTAGGCCAGCCAGAACTTGCGGTGCGAGATGCGCTTGCCCGCCGGGCGGACCCAGGTGCCCAGGGCTTCGCCGTCGAAGGCGCGCTGCAACCCGAAGAACTCGCGGCCCGAGAGGATCAGCGTGGGCACGCCCAGCTGGGCCACGCGCCGGGCCGCCAGCAGCTTGGAATACATGCCCCCGGTGCCGTCGGCGGTCTTGCCGCTGCACATGGCGTCCAGGTCCAGGCCGCAGATGTCCTCGATGCAGTCGAGCTGGCGCGCGGCGGGGTTGGCGGCGGGGTTGGCGTCGAACACGCCCCCGGCGGAGGTCAGGTTCACGAACAGGTCGGCGTCGATGAGGTTGACCACCAGGCTGCCCAGGGCGTCGTTGTCGCCGAACTCCAGCTCCTGCACGGCCACGGTGTCGTTTTCGTTGACGATGGGCACCACGCGCCAGTCCAGCAGGGTGCGGAAGGTGTTCAGGGCGTTGAGGAAGCGCTTGCGGCTGCGCAGGTCGTCCAGGGTCAGCAGGATCTGGGCCGTGACGCAGCCGTAGCGCCCGAAGGCCTCGTCGTAGGCGTGCATGAGCCGCCCCTGGCCCACGGCGGAGGCTGCCTGGCGCGCGGGCAGGCCGGAGAGCTCGCCCTGCACGGCGCGGCGCCCGGCGGCCACGGCCCCCGAGGACACCAGCACCAGCTCCAGGCCCCGGTCGTGCAGCCCGGCCATCTGGTCGGCCAAGCGGTTGACCACGCGCAGGTCCAGGCCCTGGGGCGTGGTCAGCACGGCGCTGCCGACCTTGACCACCACCCGGCGGGCGGCGCGTATCGCGTGCTCGCGTTCCTGCTTCCAGTCCATGGCCCGGCTCCGTCGGACGCCGCGCGGGGCGCGGGTGGGTGAAAACTACGCGCCCGGCTCCTGCCCGGCGCGGAACAGCCGCCACATTTCGGCCACCAGACGGTCCACGCCCTGCCCGGTGAGCGCCGAGATGAAGAACACCTCGCGGCCCTGGGCCCTGGCCAGGCGGGCCAGTTCGTCGAGCCGTTCGGGGCTTAGTACATCAATCTTGTTGACGACTTCAAGCTGCCTTTTGACGCCGAGCTCCGGGCTGTAGCGGGTCAGCTCGTCGTTGAGCAGGGCGAACCCGGCAAAGGGGTTCTCCTCGTCCAGCTCCTGGGCGCTGAGCAGGTGCACCAGGAAGTGGGTGCGCTCCACATGGCGCAGGAAGCGGTGCCCCAGGCCCTGGCCCAGGTGGGCGCCCTCGATGAGCCCGGGGATGTCGGCGACCACGAAATGCTCGCCCATGTCCGAGAGCAGCACCCCGAGGTTGGGCACCAGGGTGGTGAAGGGGTAGGCGGCGATCTTGGGCCGCGCGGCGCAGATGCGCGACAGGAAGGTGGACTTGCCCGCGTTGGGCAGGCCCAAAAGGCCCGCGTGGGCGATGACCTTGAGCTCCAGGCGCAGGGTCATTTCCTGGCCGTCCTCGCCGGGCTGGGCGAAACGCGGGGTGCGCATGGTGGAGGTCTTGAAGTGCTCGTTGCCCATGCCGCCGCGCCCGCCCTGGCACAGCACCATCTCGCGGCCCGGCTCGGTGAGGTCGGCCACCAGGGTCTCGCCGTCCTCGTCCAGGCGGTAGAGCAGGGTGCCCACGGGCACGTCGATGACCAGGTCCTCGGCGTTCTTGCCGTGGCGCTGGCGGCCCATGCCGGGCTGGCCGTTGCGGGCCTCGTACACGCGCTTGAGGCGGAAGTCGTACAGGGTCAGCAGCTTGTCCGAGGCGCGAAAGACCACGTCGCCGCCCTTGCCGCCGTTGCCGCCGTCGGGCCCGCCCTTGGGCACGTGGGCCTCGCGGCGGAAGGACACGCATCCTTGCCCGCCGTGCCCCGAGCGCACGGTGATGGTGGCTTCGTCCACGAAACGCATTGCGACTCCAAAGAAAAAGGGGCGGACAGCGCTCGCCGCGCGATCCGCCCCGCTGGATTTTTCGTGCCTGCGCCTACGCGGGAACCACGCTCACGCGGGTGCGGACCTGCTTCTTGCGGGTGAACTTCTCGAACTTCACGGTGCCGTCCACCAGGGCGAAGAGCGTGTAGTCCTTGCCCAGGCCGACGTTGACGCCGGGGTGGAACTTGGTGCCCAGCTGGCGCACGAGGATGTTGCCAGCCAGCACTTCCTGGCCGCCGAAGCGCTTGACGCCACGGCGTTGTCCGGCGCTGTCGCGCCCGTTCCTGGAGCTTCCGCCTGCTTTTTTGTGAGCCATATCTGCCTCCCCCGGCGCCTAGGCCGTGATGGATTTGATCTTGATGGCGGTGTAATCCTGCCGGTGGCCCTGCTTCTTCATGCTGTCCTTGCGGCGGCGCTTGTGGAAGACCACGATCTTCTTGTCGCGGCCATGCTCCACCACCTCGCAGGCGACCTTGGCCGAGGCCACGTAGGGCTGGCCAACGGTCACGCCGGCACCCTGGCCGACCAGCAGAACCTTATCCATGACCACCTCAGAGCCGGCCTCGGCCTGAAGTTTCTGAACCTTGATGGTGCGGCCTTCCTCGACCCGGAACTGTTTGCCGCCCGTCTCGATGATCGCGTACATGAAAAATACCTCCAAAGAAAGAGAAAGGGCTTGTACTTGACTTCGCGGGGGGAAGTCAAGCCTTTCGACGCGAAAAGGTCGATCCGGCCCCGGGCGGGGTTCAGCGGCCCGCCGGAGTGCGCGCCAGAACGAGCACCACGACCCCGGCGGCCCCCGCACGCAGCAGCGCCCCCGCGCATTCCTCCAGGGTGCCCCCGGTGGTCATCACGTCGTCCACCAGCAGCACCCGGCGCCCGGCCAGGGCCCCGGGGTCGGCGGCGAAGGCCCCGCGCACGTTGTCGCGCCGCCGGGCCGCGGCGAGGGTCATCTGCGGCACGGTATGGCGCACGCGCTCCAGCGCGGCCAGGGGCACGGGCCGCCCCAGCAGCCGCCCGACCCCGCGCGCCAGCTCCAGGCTCTGGTTGAAGCCCCGGTGCAGCAGGCGGCGGCGGTGCAGCGGCACGGGCACGACCACGTCGGGCGGGGCCAGGGCGCCCGGGCCGCCCCCCGCCCCCGGCGCGCCCCCGCGCAGCCAGGCCTCGCGGGCCAGGCCGCACAGCAGGCGCTGCGCGCCCAGGCGGCCATGGAATTTGTAGTCCAGCACCAGGCGGCGCAGCAGCCCCTGGTAGGGCCCATGGAAGAGCAGCCGCTCCCAGGGCCGGGGCTCCAGGCGGCAGGCGGCGCACAGGTGCCCGGCCCCGCCCGTGGCGCCCGGAAACATCGTCCCGCAGCCCGGGCAGGCCGGGCCGGACCAGGGGGCCAGCTCCCGGGCGCAGTCCGCGCACAGGGGCGGCAGTTCGCCGCGCCCGCGCCCCCGGGCCACGGCGCCGCAGCCGTGGCAGCGCCGCCCCAGCAGGTCGCCCAGGGCAGCCAGGGTCTCGGCCAGACGCACCACGGGCCTCAGCCCCGGCCGCCCAGAACGGCCCGGCGCCCCAGGGCCTCCAGGGCCGCGCAGGCCCCGGCGTCGGCGGCCAGGTCGCCCGGGGCATCCACCCCGCGCAGGGTCAGCGGGTCGCGCAGCTCCAGGCGGAAGCTGGCCAGGAAATACTTGAGGGTCAGCAGCGCGCCCTCGAAGAGCCGCTCGCCCACGGGCCGCCCGGCCACCAGGCAGCAGTACGCGGGGCGCGGGGCCAGGGCCGCGACCTCGGGCGCCCCGGCCCGGGCGCGCTCGTACCAGGTCTGGGAGCGGTCCACCAGGGCCTTGGCCTGGGCGGGCAGGTGGTAGAAATAGATGGGCGCGGCCAGGAACACGGCGGGCGCGGCGGCCAGGGCCGCCAGCAGCCGCCCGGCGTCGTCGCCCGCGTCCTGCGGGCAGGGGCCGCCCCCGGCGCAGGCGTGGCACGCGGTGCAGGGCCGCACGGAAAAGTCGCGCAGCGGCGTCACGGGCACCGGGGCGCCCAGGGCCAGGGCCGCCCCCCGGGCGAACAGCGCCGCCGCCGCGTCGCTGTTGCCCCCGGCGCGCGGCGACAGGGCCAGCACCAGCGGCGCGCCGCCGTGGCCGTCAGTCATGGCCCGCCTCCTGCCTGCCCCCACGTGCCTCACGGGTGAAGACCACGCGCAGCCCCCCGCCCCCGGCCTCGTCCACGTCCATGGACCACGAAGGGTTCATGGCCCGCTGGTCCTCCAGGGCGGGCAGGGCCGGGGCGTCCACCAGCGCCTCCACGCGGGGCGCGCGGGACAGGCGGAGATACCACCCCACCTCCATGCCCACGCCTCAGCACCTGCCGCGCAGGTCCAGCCGCACCGGCTCGTCCATGCTCACCTCCGGGCGCGCCTAGAACGCGCCATTGAAGAACGGGTTGTGGGCCATCTCGTCGCCCACGGTGGTCGCCGGGCCGTGGCCGCTGTGGACCACCGTGGCCGGGGGCAGGGTGAACAGCCGCTCACGCACCGCCGTCAGCAACACGTCCGTGTCGCCGCCGGGAAAGTCCGTGCGCCCGATGGAGCGGCGAAAGAGCACATCGCCCACGAAAACCAGCCCCTGGTCCGGGAAGTGGAAGGACAGGCTGCCCGGGCTGTGCCCGGGGGTGGCCAGCACCGTGCAGGGCAGGCCCATGAACTGCGCCGGGCCCGGGGCCAGCGGGGCGAATTCGAAGGACTCCACCAGCGGCAGGCCCATGAACCCGCCGCCGCCAAGCTCCGTGTCCAGCAGGAAGGCGTCGCCCTGCCCGGCCAGCACCGGCGCGCCCGTGGCCCGGGCCAGGGCCGCGCAGCCGTAGATGTGGTCGCAGTGCAGGTGGGTGATCAGGATGGCTTCCAGGGTCAGCCGCCCGGCGCCCAGGGCGGCCAGCACCGGCCCAGGGTCGCCCCCGGGGTCCACGAACACGGCGCGTTCCCCGCTGGAGGCCAGAAAACCGTTGGTGCCCAGCGGCCCCAGGGTGAAGGTCTG contains:
- a CDS encoding ComF family protein: MRLAETLAALGDLLGRRCHGCGAVARGRGRGELPPLCADCARELAPWSGPACPGCGTMFPGATGGAGHLCAACRLEPRPWERLLFHGPYQGLLRRLVLDYKFHGRLGAQRLLCGLAREAWLRGGAPGAGGGPGALAPPDVVVPVPLHRRRLLHRGFNQSLELARGVGRLLGRPVPLAALERVRHTVPQMTLAAARRRDNVRGAFAADPGALAGRRVLLVDDVMTTGGTLEECAGALLRAGAAGVVVLVLARTPAGR
- the proB gene encoding glutamate 5-kinase, producing MDWKQEREHAIRAARRVVVKVGSAVLTTPQGLDLRVVNRLADQMAGLHDRGLELVLVSSGAVAAGRRAVQGELSGLPARQAASAVGQGRLMHAYDEAFGRYGCVTAQILLTLDDLRSRKRFLNALNTFRTLLDWRVVPIVNENDTVAVQELEFGDNDALGSLVVNLIDADLFVNLTSAGGVFDANPAANPAARQLDCIEDICGLDLDAMCSGKTADGTGGMYSKLLAARRVAQLGVPTLILSGREFFGLQRAFDGEALGTWVRPAGKRISHRKFWLAYNNKPAGSIIVDAGAARALAEQGKSLLPAGIREVEGTFGAGALVRIVTEGGKAVAVGLTNYKAADLRRIMGHKSAAIAELLGSCPYPEAVHRDNLLPDAAL
- a CDS encoding NAD(P)H-dependent oxidoreductase — encoded protein: MTDGHGGAPLVLALSPRAGGNSDAAAALFARGAALALGAPVPVTPLRDFSVRPCTACHACAGGGPCPQDAGDDAGRLLAALAAAPAVFLAAPIYFYHLPAQAKALVDRSQTWYERARAGAPEVAALAPRPAYCCLVAGRPVGERLFEGALLTLKYFLASFRLELRDPLTLRGVDAPGDLAADAGACAALEALGRRAVLGGRG
- a CDS encoding adenosylcobinamide-GDP ribazoletransferase, which encodes MKIVTPLVAALSFLSRLGPARIHDDATLAASVKYFPLAGAVIGALVTAPFYFGLLRGHPWLQAWLLLVLALWATRALHWDGWADVFDAWGSGARDERFWTVMKDSRLGAFGGVALVMGLAGQLLLLHNALAAGAFGAVAWAFVLGRGTCVATAYMGRDLARGQGLGRTFLAGASSWALLLVVLQVFGLGLAVRPEIALAPALAVAFLGVVELSALARRMGGMNGDILGAAVIWGELAGLMGYTAVSGLPPLP
- the rpmA gene encoding 50S ribosomal protein L27 encodes the protein MAHKKAGGSSRNGRDSAGQRRGVKRFGGQEVLAGNILVRQLGTKFHPGVNVGLGKDYTLFALVDGTVKFEKFTRKKQVRTRVSVVPA
- a CDS encoding SAM hydrolase/SAM-dependent halogenase family protein; amino-acid sequence: MPGPVALLTDFGTADPYAGQLRGTLAALAPGASVIDLSHGVEPFNVAQGAFFLAASLEHFPAGTVFLAVVDPGVGGPRRLVALAAAGRTVLAPDNGLAALVLARHPGARAFDLSEHARGAASWTFHGRDVLAPLAARLARGEAPQALGPALDVTALVRPRWAAPAREATPEGVRILAAVIHVDRFGNCVLNLDAPAWGPGLRAAAALTAQAAGGPALPARTVRAYAELAPGELGLLAGSQGYLELACNQAPASRALGAHCAAPLTLTLPGAHP
- a CDS encoding YitT family protein; the encoded protein is MRDFSQSIWWNAAFITLGAALCAYSITALALPHEFVSGGVSGLALLVYYVTGVLSPGVWMAILSVPVFALGWFAVSHRFFCYSLYGMAAMVVFMELFTTAAPVSDPMLAALASGAVSGAGTGIALRTLGSLGGLDIIAVALNQRFSLRMGSVTFVFNGLLFLGAMLFLDVDRALYSVAMVFVSAQAMEYFLGMFNQRKFAIIISDKSDEVADAVMHHLKRGATILHGRGAFTGKRKKVLLTAVNNIQVKRLEEAVYAVDPEAFTIIGSALNVLGHRFSRRKVY
- a CDS encoding MBL fold metallo-hydrolase, which translates into the protein MHIQTFTLGPLGTNGFLASSGERAVFVDPGGDPGPVLAALGAGRLTLEAILITHLHCDHIYGCAALARATGAPVLAGQGDAFLLDTELGGGGFMGLPLVESFEFAPLAPGPAQFMGLPCTVLATPGHSPGSLSFHFPDQGLVFVGDVLFRRSIGRTDFPGGDTDVLLTAVRERLFTLPPATVVHSGHGPATTVGDEMAHNPFFNGAF
- the obgE gene encoding GTPase ObgE is translated as MRFVDEATITVRSGHGGQGCVSFRREAHVPKGGPDGGNGGKGGDVVFRASDKLLTLYDFRLKRVYEARNGQPGMGRQRHGKNAEDLVIDVPVGTLLYRLDEDGETLVADLTEPGREMVLCQGGRGGMGNEHFKTSTMRTPRFAQPGEDGQEMTLRLELKVIAHAGLLGLPNAGKSTFLSRICAARPKIAAYPFTTLVPNLGVLLSDMGEHFVVADIPGLIEGAHLGQGLGHRFLRHVERTHFLVHLLSAQELDEENPFAGFALLNDELTRYSPELGVKRQLEVVNKIDVLSPERLDELARLARAQGREVFFISALTGQGVDRLVAEMWRLFRAGQEPGA
- a CDS encoding 4Fe-4S dicluster domain-containing protein, whose translation is MCTGSRACIEACPYGVIQFDAVRRKAHKCDLCHDRVVAGELPVCAEVCMTDAITFGEKEMLLQKARDLGREIDRKKSAMSIIYLKPLPKNTLARASSRAAPGSSGGPAARAAGAGRRRRCSP
- the rplU gene encoding 50S ribosomal protein L21, encoding MYAIIETGGKQFRVEEGRTIKVQKLQAEAGSEVVMDKVLLVGQGAGVTVGQPYVASAKVACEVVEHGRDKKIVVFHKRRRKDSMKKQGHRQDYTAIKIKSITA
- a CDS encoding transposase, producing the protein MARVVAVGRPHHVTQRGNRRLPTFFRENDYRLYLDLMAEWCCKFGLEIWEYCLMTNHVHLVAVPEREESLARAVGEVHRRYTSLVNKRKGWTGHLWQGWFGSFVMDESHLLAAARYIERNPVSAGMVTAPGGYEWSSAAFIWRLGMMPWSRWLLCCP